The following proteins are encoded in a genomic region of Notolabrus celidotus isolate fNotCel1 chromosome 19, fNotCel1.pri, whole genome shotgun sequence:
- the crb2a gene encoding protein crumbs homolog 2a — MELGKVHLNLKTLLLTMMMFKWGILCNATSDRCLSAPCQNGASCVDNMDDYACVCPSGGVRFMGKNCDELYDACSFAPCENCTSIPGTPEYHCTCPEGLTGDNCTEEVDECESNPCSEPRSLCVDRLNGYFCRCPAGYGGRDCMTHVTDCIDEPCRNNGTCVLRPEGFECHCAPGFEGNTCEEDVNECSSEPCQNGAICVDGVAQFHCFCVPGFQGYNCEIDINECASRPCENNGTCINEKDHYQCECLLGFTGVNCELEIDECESSPCRNWATCHDLVGVYSCECLPGFDGVACEVDVDECASDPCQNGAVCHDMVNSYECDCTDTGFEGEHCEVDIPECDSDPCQHGSTCVEGINGYTCLCWPGYEGPNCEVDIDECAEHPCENDGECFERSDPSHWELDWELSFADAAGYICQCQAGFAGENCSVNIDECESEPCQNGGTCEDQVNGYSCTCSEGFLGELCEVNIDECESSPCQNGGWCEDGRASFTCHCLEAEPGELPWGGDLCEVKLYGCVDHECQNGATCLPGLEDGDHVHTCLCPHGYYDDQCSTRTTFSFSSPGFIHIQIQLDERVRREVEHQGHSGYGVQLRFRTTLPDMLLVFRGDQDTHLLLEVKDGGLHAKASSEDTELDVVFPGLVSDGDWRDAHVFVDDEGLVLVLKGPGCDRDGCRVVDGGADEPPFRPSEAFSEVFVGGAPEDLLEVSASSAGFIGCMEDLMIDSKPILPQSFPEDQGHELGCSKTDWCDPNPCSGHGLCVDLWTSFRCACFRPFHSESCSEEFPSWTYGHEDSLSFSSYDVSQSHGDSFNVSFFLRTLKTEGLLFQLRSPSEEGGQVYFSVYLGMGRVLVSSLPHSSPLSAPVFVSSGEKMLLQVEVRQRQVIFEHAGLRYGIGEIPEVEVNSGDQVYVGGLPGDLDSDTWGGHYKGCLQDLRLDSVHLDVDSWNSSEDEEVYLPNDAENVKTGCISDDTCKVEPCLNGGACSITFNDFTCLCPEEFRGKICETRVWCVSDPCVNGGLCVDLHDGYECVFNATFENNPVHYSAAGSLSEPVSDIYMELRTRSENAVLLRASSGSDLLLVGLLDSSVQVEIHVGNSVETLSFTGVRRVADGSWHRVNISRAERGRTAFPWVITVDGITDASSVPQRTGSLGFLNEKGAMVAVAESFTGCLGAVRVGGIYLPFMDHYKAPQKSQFHLHGEPQIRLGCSGAPVCTSDPCLNGATCEDLFNKVRCVCDLGWGGEQCEDDIDECASQPCVHGSCKDYLAGFECRCHPGYVGTLCDEDVDECEHHACEHGGTCRDGDNTYTCVCPQDYRGPLCQWSYPPVQCGEDVQCANDGICTDGLWGANCTCMPGFTGTSCELEVDECESNPCRNGGSCLDRFNMFVCECLPGYSGPTCDTNKQATYQGVPWLVVAIPLLCCCVLILVIGLTFMVLTARKKRQSEGAYSPSAQELAGARLEMDSMLKVPPEERLI, encoded by the exons ggatcctgtGTAACGCCACGTCAGATCGGTGTCTGTCTGCGCCCTGTCAGAACGGAGCTTCTTGTGTGGACAACATGGACGACTACGCCTGTGTCTGTCCCAGTGGGGGGGTCCGGTTCATGGGTAAAAACTGTGATGAACTGTATGATGCCTGCTCCTTCGCTCCCTGTGAGAACTGCACCAGCATCCCAGGAACCCCAGAGTACCACTGCACCTGTCCGGAGGGTCTGACAGGTGATAACTGCACTGAGGAGGTGGACGAGTGTGAGAGTAACCCGTGCTCGGAGCCCCGCTCTCTGTGCGTCGACCGGCTGAACGGATACTTCTGCAGGTGTCCTGCAGGCTACGGGGGACGGGACTGTATGACTCATGTGACGGACTGCATCGATGAACCCTGCAGGAACAACGGGACCTGCGTGCTGAGGCCTGAGGGCTTTGAATGTCACTGTGCTCCTGGGTTTGAAGGGAACACGTGTGAGGAGGACGTGAATGAGTGTTCATCAGAGCCCTGTCAGAATGGAGCCATCTGTGTGGACGGCGTGGCCCAGTTTCACTGCTTCTGTGTGCCCGGGTTTCAGGGGTACAACTGTGAGATCGACATCAACGAGTGTGCGTCCCGACCCTGCGAGAACAACGGGACCTGCATCAACGAGAAGGACCACTACCAGTGTGAGTGCCTGCTGGGGTTCACAG gAGTGAACTGTGAGCTGGAGATCGATGAGTGTGAGTCCAGTCCTTGTCGAAACTGGGCGACCTGTCACGACCTGGTCGGCGTGTACTCATGTGAGTGTCTGCCCGGGTTCGATGGCGTGGCTTGTGAGGTGGATGTTGACGAGTGTGCCAGCGATCCGTGTCAGAATGGAGCCGTGTGCCATGACATGGTCAACAG ctacGAGTGTGACTGCACTGATACTGGATTCGAGGGCGAGCACTGTGAGGTGGACATCCCAGAGTGTGACTCTGATCCCTGTCAGCACGGGTCCACGTGTGTGGAGGGGATCAATGGATACACCTGCCTCTGCTGGCCAG GCTACGAAGGACCAAACTGTGAGGTGGACATAGATGAGTGTGCCGAGCATCCCTGTGAGAACGATGGGGAGTGCTTCGAGCGTTCGGACCCGTCTCACTGGGAGCTGGACTGGGAGCTGAGCTTTGCAGATGCTGCAGGATACATCTGTCAGTGCCAGGCCGGGTTCGCAG GAGAGAATTGCTCCGTGAACATCGACGAGTGTGAGTCTGAACCCTGCCAGAACGGAGGAACCTGTGAGGACCAGGTCAACGGATACTCCTGCACCTGCTCAGAGGGGTTCTTAG GTGAGCTGTGCGAGGTGAATATCGATGAGTGTGAGAGCTCGCCGTGTCAGAACGGCGGTTGGTGTGAGGACGGTCGTGCTTCCTTCACGTGTCACTGTCTGGAGGCGGAGCCAGGCGAGCTGCCCTGGGGCGGCGATCTCTGCGAGGTGAAGCTGTACGGCTGCGTGGACCACGAGTGTCAGAACGGCGCCACCTGCCTGCCTGGTCTGGAGGACGGGGACCACGTCCACACCTGTCTGTGTCCTCACGGTTACTATGATGACCAGTGCTCCACCAGAAccaccttctccttctcctcacctGGGTTCATCCACATCCAGATCCAGCTGGACGAGCGGGTCCGCAGGGAGGTGGAGCATCAGGGTCACAGCGGGTACGGGGTGCAGCTCAGGTTCAGGACCACGCTCCCCGACATGCTGCTGGTCTTCAGGGGAGACCAggacacacacctgctgctggAGGTCAAGGACGGAGGTCTGCACGCCAAGGCGTCCTCTGAGGACACAGAGCTGGACGTGGTCTTTCCTGGTCTGGTCAGTGATGGGGACTGGAGGGACGCTCACGTTTTTGTTGATGATGAaggtctggttctggtcctgaAGGGTCCGGGCTGTGATAGGGATGGGTGCAGGGTCGTAGACGGAGGTGCTGATGAGCCCCCCTTCCGGCCTTCGGAGGCcttctctgaggtgtttgtggGCGGAGCTCCTGAGGACCTGTTAGAGGTCTCTGCCAGCTCTGCAGGGTTCATTGGGTGCATGGAGGACTTGATGATTGACTCCAAACCCATCCTGCCCCAGAGTTTCCCCGAGGACCAGGGCCACGAGCTGGGCTGCAGTAAGACCGATTGGTGTGACCCGAACCCCTGCAGCGGACATGGGCTCTGTGTGGACCTGTGGACCAGCTTCAGGTGTGCCTGCTTCAGACCGTTCCACAGCGAGAGCTGCTCAGAAG agtTTCCTTCGTGGACGTATGGCCACGAGGACTCACTTAGCTTCAGCTCATACGATGTGTCTCAGAGTCACGGCGACAGCTTCAACGTGTCCTTCTTCCTGAGGACGCTGAAGACGGAGGGTCTTCTGTTCCAGCTGAGGAGTCCATCAGAGGAAGGGGGACAGGTGTACTTCTCTGTGTACCTGGGGATGGGCAGGGTCCTGGTCAGCTCGCTCCCTCACAGCTCACCCCTCTCGGCCCCGGTCTTTGTGAGCAGCGGGGAGAAGATGCTGCTGCAAGTGGAGGTCCGACAGCGTCAGGTGATCTTTGAGCACGCTGGGCTCAGGTACGGCATCGGAGAGATCCCTGAGGTGGAGGTGAACAGCGGGGATCAGGTCTACGTAGGAGGACTACCTGGAGACCTGGACTCTGACACCTGGGGTGGTCATTACAAAGGGTGTCTTCAGGACCTGCGTCTGGACTCGGTGCACCTGGACGTGGACTCCTGGAACAGCTCAGAGGATGAAGAGGTTTATTTACCCAACGACGCAGAGAACGTGAAGACGGGATGCATCAGTGACGACACCTGcaag gtggAGCCCTGTCTGAACGGAGGAGCGTGCTCCATCACTTTCAACGACTTCACATGTTTGTGTCCGGAAGAGTTCAGAGGAAAGATCTGTGAGACCCGTGTGTGGTGCGTCAGCGACCCATGTGTGAACGGAGGACTCTGCGTGGACTTGCATGACGGATACGAGT GTGTGTTCAACGCCACGTTCGAGAACAACCCAGTCCATTACAGCGCCGCGGGCTCTCTTTCCGAGCCGGTCTCTGACATCTACATGGAGCTGAGGACTCGCTCAGAGAACGCTGTCCTGCTGAGGGCGTCCTCAGGGTCAGACCTGCTTCTGGTGGGTCTGCTGGACTCCTCGGTGCAGGTGGAGATCCACGTGGGAAACAGCGTGGAGACCCTGAGCTTCACGGGGGTCCGGCGGGTTGCTGACGGTAGCTGGCACCGTGTGAACATCTCACGTGCGGAGCGAGGGCGCACAGCGTTTCCGTGGGTCATCACCGTGGACGGGATTACTGACGCCAGCAGCGTCCCGCAGAGAACAGGGAGTCTAGGGTTCCTGAACGAGAAGGGCGCTATGGTGGCAGTCGCAGAGAGCTTCACCGGGTGTCTTGGGGCAGTCCGGGTGGGTGGGATCTACCTGCCCTTCATGGACCACTATAAAGCCCCTCAGAAGTCTCAGTTCCACCTGCACGGGGAACCTCAGATCCGTCTGGGCTGCAGTGGCGCCCCCGTGTGCACCTCAGACCCGTGTCTGAATGGAGCCACCTGTGAGGACCTGTTCAACaaggtcaggtgtgtgtgtgacctgggCTGGGGCGGCGAGCAGTGCGAGGACGACATTGACGAGTGTGCGTCTCAGCCCTGCGTGCACGGCAGCTGTAAGGACTACCTGGCCGGGTTTGAGTGCCGGTGTCACCCCGGGTACGTCGGGACGCTGTGCGACGAGGACGTGGACGAGTGCGAGCATCACGCCTGTGAGCACGGAGGGACCTGTCGGGACGGAGACAACACCTACACCTGCGTCTGCCCCCAGGACTACAGGGGACCCCTCTGCCA gTGGAGCTATCCTCCCGTTCAGTGCGGTGAAGATGTTCAGTGCGCCAACGACGGGATCTGCACCGACGGGCTGTGGGGCGCCAACTGCACCTGCATGCCCGGGTTCACAGGGACCAG CTGTGAGCTGGAGGTCGACGAGTGTGAGTCGAACCCATGCAGAAACGGAGGATCCTGTTTGGACCGGttcaacatgtttgtgtgtgaatgtctgcCCGGGTACAGCGGACCAACCTGTGACACCAAC AAACAGGCCACCTATCAGGGCGTCCCGTGGCTGGTGGTGGCGatccctctgctctgctgctgcgtGCTCATCCTGGTCATCGGTCTGACCTTTATGGTGCTCACAGCGAGGAAGAAGCGTCAGTCCGAGGGAGCGTACAGCCCGAGCGCTCAGGAGCTGGCTGGGGCTCGTCTGGAGATGGACAGCATGCTGAAGGTACCGCCTGAGGAGAGACTCATCTGA
- the dennd1a gene encoding DENN domain-containing protein 1A, with protein sequence MGSRIKESPESTFEVFLEVSQPGVHTSGPEVKRQYPADYTDQETLNTVPKFCFPFSMDSLTVSQVGQNFTFVLTDIESKQRFGFCRLSSGAHTCYCILSYLPWFEVFYKLLNILADYTIKGQESNWHELLVSLHTLPIPEPGVPVHLGVHSFFTVPDTGELPSIPENRNLTEYFVAVDVNNMLHLYASMLYERRILICCSKLSTLTACVHGSAAMMYPMYWQHVYIPVLPQHLLDYCCAPMPYLIGVHSSLMEKVRGMALDDVVVLNVDTNTLETPYDDLQSLPNDVVSSLKSRLKKVSTTTGDGVARAFLKSQACLFGSYRNALQIEPGEPITFSEDTFVNHRSSAMRQFLLNAIQLQLFKQFIDGRLDLLNAGEGFSDIFEDEINMGEYAGSDKTYHQWLFTVKKGGGAIFNTVRTKANPAMKNAYKFAKDHAKMRIKEVKSRLKQKEQAENGFSSTGSAVIDDDNTAGFTSSTGAVRREGPLRTLEDHRPITVHFGQARPPMLLKRPSSNVSLESSLDQPQPYRSLKEVELMEGDDPGFGAESHTAPPSPVTEKFSNINLLGDIFGCQDEPDSQHMSLAKSLEDLRTPKDSDELQAKFTYQRMDLTVGEHSRTLPGLKLSNQSYNKLWSIGAEDSTLPVSVPPSCSRPPSVQLPVRSEAPSPNRDTSSPAPDHMDPSTSGSITIPRPHGRRTPELGSVLAPPAAQSRAKPDGGSSSGRQEFRQALTLSSDQDLLQPQRPAEDSVDLLSLLDPLRNSAPSSSTSVPDGVGASSSSGSCKPPLPPRPYPQGLPPFPVHTHISLNPFTPSPQLHYAPTVSGNPFSSVYGPPPGSYLHTPPQTFSSLPGLYRQPSPGSSTLPPTFGLIPSTFPSSMPASSSSNHTLSSLMDSSSSSSSCTKPLRAEENSQTAQDLFGDLLTLAKPATPPKKKVEDLRRRWETFD encoded by the exons GGCCGGAGGTGAAACGACAGTATCCTGCAGATTACACAGACCAG GAAACTCTGAACACAGTGCCCAAGTTCTGCTTCCCCTTCAGCATGGAcag cctgaCGGTGAGCCAGGTGGGACAGAACTTCACGTTTGTGCTGACTGACATTGAGAGCAAACAGAGATTCGGTTTCTGTCGCCTGTCCTCCGGGGCTCACACCTGCTACTGCATCctcag CTACCTTCCATGGTTTGAGGTCTTCTACAAGCTGCTGAACATCCTGGCAGATTACACCATTAAAGGACAG GAGAGTAACTGGCACGAGCTGCTGGTGTCTCTGCACACTCTTCCCATCCCCGAGCCTGGAGTTCCTGTTCATCTCGGAGTG cattCCTTCTTCACTGTGCCTGACACCGGGGAACTCCCCAGCATACCTGAGAAT AGAAACCTAACAGAGTATTTTGTAGCAGTAGATGTGAATAACATGCTCCACCTGTACGCGAGCATGCTTTATGAACGTCGAATCCTCATCTGCTGTAGCAAACTAAGCACT TTAACAGCGTGTGTCCACGGCTCTGCAGCCATGATGTACCCCATGTACTGGCAGCACGTTTACATTCCTGTCCTGCCTCAGCACCTCTTAGACTACTGCTG TGCCCCCATGCCCTACCTCATCGGAGTGCACTCCAGCCTGATGGAG AAAGTCCGAGGGATGGCTCTGGATGACGTGGTGGTCCTGAACGTGGACACAAACACCCTGGAGACCCCATATGATGACCTCCAGAGTCTACCCAATGACGTG gtttcatctttaaaaagtcGTCTGAAGAAAGTTTCCACGACCACAGGAGACGGCGTCGCTCGAGCGTTCCTGAAGAGTCAGGCATGTCTGTTCGGCAGCTACAGGAACGCTCTGCAGATCGAACCG GGCGAGCCGATCACGTTCAGTGAAGACACGTTTGTGAACCATCGATCCAGTGCCATGAGACAGTTTCTGCTGAACGCCATCCAGCTGCAGCTCTTCAAACag TTTATAGACGGGCGTTTGGACCTGTTGAACGCAGGAGAAGGTTTCAGCGACATCTTTGAGGACGAGATCAACATGGGAGAGTACGCAG GCAGTGATAAGACCTACCACCAGTGGCTGTTCACTGTGAAG aAAGGGGGCGGGGCCATCTTCAACACGGTGAGGACCAAGGCAAACCCCGCCATGAAGAACGCATACAAGTTT gcGAAGGATCACGCAAAGATGAGGATCAAAGAAGTGAAGAGTCGACTGAAGCAGAAG GAGCAAGCGGAGAATGGCTTCTCCAGCACGGGATCGGCAGTCATTGACGACGACAACACGGCAGGGTTCACCTCCTCCACAGGCGCAGTCAGGAGGGAGGGGCCACTGAGGACGCTGGAGGACCACCGGCCAATCACTGTGCACTTTGGACAG GCTCGGCCACCGATGTTGCTGAAGAGGCCAAGCAGTAATGTGAGTCTGGAGAGCAGCCTCGACCA GCCTCAGCCGTACCGCTCTCTGAAGGAGGTGGAGCTGATGGAGGGAGATGATCCGGGTTTCGGAGCAGAGAGTCACACGGCTCCTCCTAGTCCGGTCACAGAGAAGTTCTCCAACATCAACCTGCTGGGAGACATCTTCGGCTGCCAGGACGAGCCGGACAGCCAACACATGAGCCTCGCCAAGAGTCTGGAGGACCTGAGGACCCCCAAAGACTCGGACGAGCTGCAGGCCAAGTTCACCTaccag aggaTGGACCTGACGGTGGGCGAGCACTCCCGGACTCTCCCCGGACTCAAACTCTCTAATCAGTCCTACAACAAACTGTGGAGCATCGGGGCAGAGGACTCCACCCTGCCTGTCTCTGTCCCTCCGTCCTGCAGCAGACCTCCTTCTGTCCAACTTCCTGTTCGGTCCGAGGCCCCGTCCCCGAACCGGGATACCTCCAGTCCGGCTCCTGACCATATGGACCCCTCCACCTCCGGGAGCATCACCATCCCGCGCCCCCACGGGAGGAGAACCCCGGAGCTGGGCAGCGTCCTCGCTCCTCCCGCAGCTCAGTCTCGTGCTAAACCTGATGGAGGGTCTTCGTCAGGTAGGCAGGAGTTCAGACAGGCCCTGACCCTGAGCTCAGACCAAGACCTGCTGCAGCCCCAGAGGCCTGCAGAGGACAGCGTAGACCTGCTGagcctgctggaccccctgagAAACTCTGCTCCATCCAGTTCCACCTCTGTACCTGACGGTGTCGGAGCATCCTCATCGTCAGGGTCCTGTAAACCCCCCCTGCCCCCCCGGCCGTATCCTCAGGGTCTGCCTCCCTTCCCCGTGCACACCCACATATCCCTGAACCCCTTCACCCCGTCCCCCCAGCTGCACTACGCCCCCACCGTCAGCGGGAACCCCTTCAGTTCAGTCTACGGACCTCCACCCGGGTCTTACCTCCACACCCCCCCTCAGACCTTCTCCTCTCTGCCGGGTCTCTACAGACAGCCGTCCCCGGGCAGCTCCACCCTGCCCCCCACCTTTGGACTGATCCCCTCCACCTTCCCCTCCTCCATGcccgcctcctcctccagtAACCACACTCTGTCTAGCCTGatggactcctcctcctcctcctcgtcctgtACCAAGCCCCTCCGAGCTGAGGAGAACTCTCAGACCGCTCAGGATCTCTTTGGGGACCTGCTGACTTTAGCCAAACCGGCGACCCCCCCGAAGAAGAAGGTGGAGGacctgaggaggaggtgggagaCGTTTGACTGA